The Streptococcaceae bacterium ESL0687 genome has a segment encoding these proteins:
- a CDS encoding putative DNA-binding protein, producing MEIEKTNRMNSLFEFYAALLTEKQMNYIELYYADNYSLAEIAEEYSISRQAVYDNIKRTEKVLEGYEQKLHLYSNYIVRGQLIDELLEEYKGDDHLKEKLQELQLIDEE from the coding sequence TTGGAAATCGAAAAAACCAACCGAATGAATTCACTCTTTGAATTCTACGCAGCTCTTTTGACTGAAAAACAGATGAATTATATTGAGCTTTACTATGCTGACAATTATTCTTTAGCAGAGATTGCAGAAGAATATAGCATTAGCCGTCAAGCTGTTTATGACAATATTAAACGGACAGAAAAGGTTCTTGAAGGTTATGAACAAAAACTTCACCTCTACTCTAATTATATCGTTCGTGGTCAACTGATTGATGAACTTTTAGAAGAGTACAAGGGTGACGATCATCTGAAGGAAAAACTTCAAGAGCTTCAACTCATTGATGAAGAGTAA
- a CDS encoding LapA family protein, whose protein sequence is MKKALDTTGKIIGLIVLILSILVIAANSKDVSISILTWSIETPLALLIGVIFILGLVIGWIFKLGDISRRSEKVQTSIDEAIKNIKDLIDS, encoded by the coding sequence ATGAAAAAGGCACTTGATACAACGGGAAAAATTATTGGCTTAATTGTTCTAATTTTATCCATTCTAGTTATAGCAGCAAATTCAAAGGATGTTTCAATCTCCATCCTTACTTGGTCAATTGAAACACCCCTAGCCCTTCTAATAGGAGTAATTTTCATTTTGGGTCTTGTTATCGGTTGGATTTTTAAATTAGGTGACATTAGTAGAAGGTCTGAGAAGGTTCAAACAAGTATTGATGAGGCTATCAAAAATATCAAAGATTTAATTGACAGTTAG
- the glyS gene encoding glycine--tRNA ligase subunit beta gives MAEYLLEIGLEEMPAHLVTPSINQLVERMEKFLVENRVQFDSVEKFSTPRRLAVLVKVLADQSEEMTERVKGPSAKIARDAEGNWSKAVLGFSRGQGVNPDDLVEENGYLYADKHTAGVATPEILKNVGAEVIEKMNFSTYMKWGNNTLLFVRPIQWLVSLYNDQVVPFSILEDVASNVSRGHRFLANNDIVINSASDYEKALADNFVLANAEKRKNIITGQIEDLAKKNDWTMYLEPGLLEEVNNIVEYPTAFVGSFEEKYLEVPDEVLVTSMREHQRYFEVRDAGGNLLPNFVAVRNGNAEHLENVISGNEKVLVARLEDGEFFWREDQKLKISDLVEKLKKVTFHEKIGSIYEHMMRTKVIADIIAEKLGLSDTERKNIARAADIYKFDLLTNMVGEFPELQGVMGEKYALLAGENKEVSAAIREQYLPLSADGALPVEVEGAVLSIADKLDTLLSFVTVGLTPSGSNDPYALRRATQGVVRIIEDKNWDLKLDELIKDFYSLHINGFSYENQAAVMDFIRARVAKMLEGTARRDIIEAAIESSTLDVANIAAAAKILTEESAKEGFKTSVEALARVANLAAKLETEVAVSSELLENDSERALYTAVQNLVLSDNVAENIAALFALEEVIANFFENTMVMAEDEAVKNNRLGLLASLANKATTIADFTKINTK, from the coding sequence ATGGCAGAATATTTACTAGAAATTGGTCTTGAGGAAATGCCAGCACACCTGGTTACTCCTTCAATCAATCAGCTTGTAGAGCGCATGGAAAAATTCCTTGTGGAAAACCGTGTTCAATTTGATTCAGTTGAGAAATTCTCAACACCGCGCCGTCTGGCAGTCCTAGTTAAGGTCCTTGCTGACCAGTCTGAAGAAATGACTGAACGTGTTAAAGGACCATCAGCTAAAATCGCCCGTGACGCAGAGGGTAACTGGTCTAAGGCAGTCCTTGGATTCTCACGTGGTCAAGGGGTAAATCCAGACGACTTAGTTGAAGAAAATGGCTACCTATACGCTGACAAACACACAGCAGGTGTGGCAACTCCTGAAATCCTTAAAAATGTGGGAGCTGAAGTCATTGAAAAAATGAACTTCTCTACCTACATGAAGTGGGGAAATAACACCCTTCTATTTGTTCGTCCAATTCAATGGCTGGTTTCACTTTACAATGACCAAGTGGTACCATTTAGCATCTTAGAAGACGTGGCATCTAATGTCAGCCGTGGCCACCGTTTCCTAGCCAACAACGACATCGTAATCAATTCAGCTTCTGACTATGAAAAAGCTCTTGCTGACAACTTTGTTCTAGCTAACGCCGAAAAGCGTAAGAACATCATCACTGGTCAAATCGAAGATTTGGCTAAGAAGAATGACTGGACAATGTACCTTGAACCTGGTCTTCTTGAAGAGGTCAACAATATCGTTGAGTACCCAACTGCCTTTGTTGGAAGCTTTGAGGAAAAATATCTGGAAGTTCCGGACGAAGTTCTTGTAACCAGCATGCGTGAGCACCAACGTTACTTCGAAGTACGTGACGCTGGCGGAAACCTGCTTCCAAACTTCGTAGCTGTTCGTAACGGAAATGCTGAGCACCTTGAAAACGTCATCTCAGGAAATGAAAAGGTTCTTGTGGCCCGTCTTGAAGATGGAGAATTCTTCTGGCGTGAAGACCAAAAACTTAAGATTTCTGACCTTGTTGAAAAACTTAAAAAAGTTACTTTCCACGAGAAAATCGGTTCAATCTACGAGCACATGATGCGTACAAAAGTTATTGCTGACATCATCGCTGAAAAACTTGGCCTATCTGACACAGAGCGTAAAAACATCGCCCGCGCAGCTGACATCTACAAGTTTGACCTTCTTACTAACATGGTTGGTGAGTTCCCTGAACTTCAGGGTGTTATGGGGGAAAAATATGCCCTTCTAGCTGGTGAAAACAAGGAAGTTTCTGCAGCCATCCGCGAGCAGTACCTACCACTTTCAGCTGACGGAGCACTACCAGTCGAGGTTGAAGGAGCAGTCCTTTCAATCGCTGACAAGCTTGATACATTATTAAGCTTCGTAACTGTTGGACTTACTCCTTCAGGATCAAACGACCCATATGCTCTACGTCGTGCCACTCAAGGGGTTGTCCGCATCATTGAAGACAAGAACTGGGATCTAAAACTTGATGAGCTAATCAAGGACTTCTACAGCCTTCACATCAATGGCTTCAGCTATGAAAACCAAGCAGCAGTAATGGACTTCATCCGCGCCCGTGTTGCTAAGATGCTTGAGGGTACAGCCCGCCGCGACATCATTGAAGCTGCCATTGAGTCAAGCACTCTTGATGTTGCAAACATTGCAGCTGCTGCTAAAATCCTTACTGAAGAATCTGCAAAAGAAGGCTTCAAAACTTCTGTTGAGGCCCTTGCCCGTGTAGCCAACCTGGCTGCAAAACTTGAAACAGAAGTAGCTGTTTCTTCAGAACTTCTTGAAAACGACAGCGAACGTGCCCTTTACACAGCGGTGCAAAACCTTGTCCTTTCTGACAATGTAGCAGAAAATATCGCAGCCCTATTTGCCCTTGAAGAAGTTATCGCAAACTTCTTTGAAAACACAATGGTTATGGCTGAAGATGAGGCAGTTAAGAACAACCGTCTAGGTCTTCTAGCAAGCTTAGCTAATAAAGCTACAACAATCGCTGATTTTACAAAAATTAATACTAAATAG
- the ffh gene encoding signal recognition particle protein, whose translation MAFENLTERMQNVFKGLRGKRKLTEDDIAQVTKEIRLALLEADVALPVVKSFVRRIRTRAQGVEVSEALDPAQQVLKIVDDELTEILGGGESELQKSPKIPTIIMMAGLQGAGKTTFAGKLANRLKTEENARPLMIAADIYRPAAIEQLKVLGSQIDVPVFDQGTDVSPVEIVRQGLELARTNKNDYVLIDTAGRLEIDDKLMNELEDIKELAQPTEILLVVDSMTGQVAAQVAKTFNERLDITGVILTKLDGDTRGGAALSIREITGKPIKFAGTGEKLTDIEVFYPDRMSSRILGMGDLLTLIEKAQKDFDEEKSLELAKKMKENTFDFNDFIEQLDQVTNMGPLDEILKMIPGMNQVPGLSDVKVDPKEIARKRAMVLSMTPEERENPEILSPSRRRRIAAGSGNSFVEVNKLIKQFNQSKQMMQGIMNGDMNAMMSQMGMGGQMPNMKNMPKNMPGMPDMSELEGMMGEGGMPDMNSLFGGGIKGKMGKMAMNAAMKRAQKKMQKGRKKKK comes from the coding sequence ATGGCATTTGAAAATTTAACTGAACGCATGCAGAATGTCTTTAAGGGACTGCGCGGCAAAAGAAAACTAACTGAAGACGATATTGCACAGGTCACCAAGGAAATTCGCTTGGCCCTTCTTGAGGCCGACGTTGCCCTTCCAGTTGTTAAAAGCTTTGTTAGACGAATTCGTACACGCGCCCAAGGTGTTGAGGTCAGTGAAGCCCTAGATCCAGCTCAACAGGTCTTAAAAATTGTTGATGATGAATTAACTGAAATTCTTGGTGGCGGAGAATCAGAGCTTCAGAAATCACCAAAAATTCCAACCATTATTATGATGGCGGGTCTTCAAGGGGCTGGTAAAACAACCTTTGCTGGAAAATTAGCCAATCGTTTAAAAACAGAAGAAAATGCAAGACCTTTAATGATTGCAGCAGATATTTACCGTCCAGCAGCCATTGAACAACTTAAGGTGTTGGGTTCTCAGATTGATGTACCTGTTTTTGACCAGGGGACAGATGTTAGTCCAGTTGAGATTGTTCGTCAAGGACTTGAGCTTGCTCGTACCAATAAAAATGACTATGTTCTAATTGATACAGCTGGTCGTTTGGAAATTGATGACAAGTTGATGAATGAGCTTGAGGATATCAAAGAGCTTGCTCAGCCGACTGAAATTCTTTTGGTTGTCGATTCAATGACTGGACAGGTTGCAGCCCAAGTTGCTAAAACCTTTAATGAACGCCTGGATATTACAGGGGTAATCCTTACAAAACTTGATGGTGATACCCGCGGAGGAGCGGCCCTTTCAATCCGTGAAATTACGGGAAAACCAATCAAGTTTGCAGGGACTGGAGAAAAACTAACTGATATTGAAGTCTTCTATCCAGATCGTATGAGTAGTCGAATCCTTGGAATGGGTGACCTTCTTACCCTGATTGAAAAAGCCCAAAAGGACTTTGATGAAGAAAAAAGCCTTGAGCTTGCTAAAAAAATGAAGGAAAATACCTTTGACTTCAATGACTTCATCGAACAACTTGACCAGGTAACCAATATGGGACCACTTGATGAAATCCTTAAGATGATTCCTGGAATGAATCAAGTTCCTGGCCTTTCTGATGTTAAGGTTGATCCAAAGGAAATTGCTAGAAAACGCGCCATGGTTTTATCAATGACTCCAGAGGAGCGTGAAAACCCAGAAATCCTAAGTCCAAGCCGCCGCCGCCGTATTGCAGCAGGAAGTGGTAACTCTTTTGTTGAGGTTAATAAATTAATTAAACAGTTCAACCAGTCTAAGCAAATGATGCAAGGTATCATGAACGGGGACATGAATGCTATGATGAGCCAAATGGGTATGGGTGGTCAAATGCCAAACATGAAAAACATGCCTAAAAATATGCCTGGAATGCCCGACATGTCTGAACTTGAAGGTATGATGGGTGAAGGTGGTATGCCTGATATGAATTCCCTTTTTGGCGGTGGAATCAAAGGAAAAATGGGTAAAATGGCTATGAATGCAGCCATGAAACGTGCTCAGAAGAAGATGCAAAAGGGTCGTAAGAAGAAAAAATAA
- a CDS encoding DUF896 family protein has protein sequence MTDEHINRINELARKKKAEGLTPEETEEQAKLRKQYIEGIKGSLRSQIEGVKVVDEEGNDVTPEKLKQVQAEKGIHGRSLEDAGDKK, from the coding sequence ATTACTGATGAACATATTAACCGTATTAACGAGTTAGCCCGTAAGAAAAAGGCAGAAGGTCTTACTCCGGAAGAGACTGAAGAGCAAGCTAAACTACGCAAACAATACATTGAAGGTATCAAAGGTAGTTTGCGTTCACAAATTGAAGGTGTTAAAGTTGTTGACGAAGAAGGTAACGACGTAACCCCCGAAAAACTAAAACAAGTTCAAGCTGAAAAAGGTATTCACGGAAGAAGCCTTGAAGATGCTGGTGATAAAAAATAA
- the glyQ gene encoding glycine--tRNA ligase subunit alpha — protein MSEQLSFQDIILTLQEFWSNQGANLMQAYDNEVGAGTMSPYTFLRANGPEPWNVAYVQPSRRPADGRYGENPNRLFQHHQFQVIMKPSPKNIQELYLKSLEALGINPLEHDIRFVEDNWENPSMGCAGIGWEVWLDGMEVTQFTYFQQVGGIEVDSVTSEITYGLERLASYIQKKDSVYDLEWGNGVLYGDIFKEPEYEHSKFAFEDSDQEMLLTLFDTYEREATKLLDLGLVHPAYDYILKSSHTFNLLDAAGAVSVTERAGYLHRVRAMARKVAKTFIEERAKLGFPLLKEEVLRDKYLGENGKYTEKETEGEK, from the coding sequence ATGAGTGAACAACTAAGCTTCCAGGATATCATCCTAACCCTCCAAGAATTTTGGAGCAACCAAGGGGCCAACCTTATGCAGGCCTATGACAATGAGGTAGGAGCAGGGACAATGAGTCCTTACACCTTCCTTCGCGCTAACGGTCCTGAGCCATGGAACGTGGCCTATGTACAACCAAGCCGCCGTCCAGCAGATGGACGTTACGGGGAAAACCCAAACCGTCTTTTCCAACACCACCAGTTCCAGGTTATCATGAAACCAAGTCCAAAAAACATTCAAGAGCTCTACCTAAAATCTCTTGAAGCCCTTGGAATCAACCCACTTGAGCACGACATCCGTTTTGTCGAAGACAACTGGGAAAACCCTTCAATGGGATGTGCCGGAATCGGTTGGGAAGTTTGGCTTGACGGGATGGAAGTAACTCAGTTTACCTACTTCCAACAGGTTGGGGGAATTGAGGTTGACTCAGTAACTTCAGAAATCACTTATGGTCTTGAACGTCTTGCAAGCTACATTCAGAAAAAAGACAGCGTTTATGACCTTGAATGGGGTAACGGGGTACTTTACGGGGACATCTTTAAAGAGCCTGAGTATGAGCATTCTAAATTTGCCTTTGAAGACAGTGACCAGGAGATGCTCCTAACACTTTTTGACACCTATGAGCGTGAGGCTACAAAACTTCTTGACCTAGGACTTGTCCACCCAGCCTATGACTACATCCTTAAGTCATCACATACCTTCAACCTGCTTGATGCGGCTGGTGCCGTGTCAGTTACTGAACGTGCTGGTTACCTGCACCGCGTGCGTGCCATGGCCCGTAAGGTTGCAAAAACCTTTATCGAAGAACGTGCAAAACTTGGTTTCCCACTTCTTAAGGAAGAAGTACTTCGCGACAAGTACCTAGGGGAAAATGGAAAATATACAGAAAAAGAAACTGAGGGAGAAAAATAA